From the Camarhynchus parvulus chromosome 13, STF_HiC, whole genome shotgun sequence genome, one window contains:
- the NME5 gene encoding nucleoside diphosphate kinase homolog 5, translating to MEVLMPEPQIYVERTLAIIKPDVIDKEEEIEDVILRSGFHILQKRKLQLSPEQCSNFYAEQFGKMFFPNLTAYMSSGPIVAMVLARNCAVSYWKEMLGPSNSLRARITHPHSLRALYGTDELRNGLHGSLSISSAEKEIRFIFPEAILEPLPTGQRARDYLNLYVKPTLLAGLTALCKEKPADPMIWLADWLIEHNPNKPKLQYRISQ from the exons ATGGAGGTCTTAATGCCTGAACCTCAGATTTATGTGGAGAGAACTCTGGCTATCATCAAACCAGATGTCATtgataaagaagaagaaatagagGATGTCATTCTCCGATCAGGATTCCACATCCTTCAG AAACGGAAGCTCCAGTTAAGCCCAGAGCAATGTAGCAACTTCTATGCAGAACAatttggaaaaatgttttttcctaatttaacAGCCTATATGAGTTCTGGTCCTATAGTTGCTATGGTTCTTGCTAGAAATTGTGCAGTCTCATACTGGAAGGAAATGCTTGGACCATCCAACAGCCTAAGAGCCAGGATAACTCACCCTCACAG CTTAAGAGCACTCTATGGCACTGATGAGCTGAGGAATGGGCTCCACGGCAGTCTCAGCATCTCCtcagcagagaaggaaattcGGTTCATATTTCCAGAAG CAATCTTGGAGCCACTTCCCACTGGACAGAGGGCTCGGGATTACCTGAACCTGTACGTGAAGCCCAcgctgctggcagggctcacTGCCCTGTGCAAAGAGAAGCCAGCAGACCCCATG ATTTGGCTTGCTGACTGGCTAATTGAACACAATCCTAACAAACCTAAGCTACAATATCGCATCTCTCAGTAA
- the HNRNPAB gene encoding heterogeneous nuclear ribonucleoprotein A/B isoform X2 produces MSEAEQQLAAGATQNGHEAAESAGEQQAETGAAAAAAGAAGAAGAAAAAAGAGPAAGTAGTAASQNGAEGDQINASKNEEDAGKMFVGGLSWDTSKKDLKDYFTKFGEVTDCTIKMDPNTGRSRGFGFILFKEPGSVEKVLEQKEHRLDGRLIDPKKAMAMKKDPVKKIFVGGLNPEATEEKIREYFGEFGEIEAIELPMDPKTNKRRGFVFITFKEEDPVKKVLEKKFHNVSGSKCEIKVAQPKEVYQQQQFSSGGGRGSYGGRGRGGRGGGQGSANYGKTPRRGGHQNNYKPY; encoded by the exons ATGTCGGAAGCGGAGCAGCAGCTGGCGGCCGGCGCCACCCAGAACGGGCACGAAGCGGCCGAGAGCGCCGGGGAGCAGCAGGCCGAGACCGGCGCGGCCGCtgcggcggcgggagcggcaggagcagcgggagcggcggcggcggcggcgggagccggCCCAGCGGCGGGAACAGCGGGCACGGCCGCCAGCCAGAATGGGGCCGAGGGCGATCAGATCAACGCCAGCAAGAACGAGGAGGACGCGGG GAAGATGTTTGTTGGTGGCCTCAGTTGGGATACAAGCAAAAAAGACTTGAAAGATTATTTCACCAAATTTGGTGAGGTAACCGACTGTACGATAAAGATGGACCCTAACACAGGAAGATCCAGAGGCTTTGGATTTATTCTCTTCAAAGAACCTGGGAGTGTTGAAAAG GTTCTGGAACAGAAAGAACACAGACTAGATGGACGACTAATTGATCCCAAGAAGGCCATGGCAATGAAAAAGGAtccagtgaagaaaatatttgttggTGGGCTAAATCCAGAAGctacagaagagaaaatcagGGAATACTTTGGAGAGTTTGGAGAG ATTGAAGCAATTGAACTGCCAATGGATCCAAAGACCAACAAAAGGAGGGGGTTTGTGTTCATCACTTTCAAGGAAGAGGATCCAGTGAAGAAGGTTTTGGAGAAGAAATTCCATAACGTCAGTGGAAGCAAG tgtgAGATTAAGGTAGCACAGCCAAAAGAAGTGTACCAGCAGCAACAGTTCAGtagtggaggaggaagaggtaGCTatggaggaagaggcagaggtGGAAGAGGCGGTG GTCAAGGCAGTGCAAATTATGGGAAGACACCAAGACGTGGTGGTCATCAGAATAACTACAAGCCATATTGA
- the HNRNPAB gene encoding heterogeneous nuclear ribonucleoprotein A/B isoform X1, whose protein sequence is MSEAEQQLAAGATQNGHEAAESAGEQQAETGAAAAAAGAAGAAGAAAAAAGAGPAAGTAGTAASQNGAEGDQINASKNEEDAGKMFVGGLSWDTSKKDLKDYFTKFGEVTDCTIKMDPNTGRSRGFGFILFKEPGSVEKVLEQKEHRLDGRLIDPKKAMAMKKDPVKKIFVGGLNPEATEEKIREYFGEFGEIEAIELPMDPKTNKRRGFVFITFKEEDPVKKVLEKKFHNVSGSKCEIKVAQPKEVYQQQQFSSGGGRGSYGGRGRGGRGGAQSQNWNQGYGNYWNQGYGNQGYGYQQGYGGYGGYDYSGYGYYGYGPGYDYSQGSANYGKTPRRGGHQNNYKPY, encoded by the exons ATGTCGGAAGCGGAGCAGCAGCTGGCGGCCGGCGCCACCCAGAACGGGCACGAAGCGGCCGAGAGCGCCGGGGAGCAGCAGGCCGAGACCGGCGCGGCCGCtgcggcggcgggagcggcaggagcagcgggagcggcggcggcggcggcgggagccggCCCAGCGGCGGGAACAGCGGGCACGGCCGCCAGCCAGAATGGGGCCGAGGGCGATCAGATCAACGCCAGCAAGAACGAGGAGGACGCGGG GAAGATGTTTGTTGGTGGCCTCAGTTGGGATACAAGCAAAAAAGACTTGAAAGATTATTTCACCAAATTTGGTGAGGTAACCGACTGTACGATAAAGATGGACCCTAACACAGGAAGATCCAGAGGCTTTGGATTTATTCTCTTCAAAGAACCTGGGAGTGTTGAAAAG GTTCTGGAACAGAAAGAACACAGACTAGATGGACGACTAATTGATCCCAAGAAGGCCATGGCAATGAAAAAGGAtccagtgaagaaaatatttgttggTGGGCTAAATCCAGAAGctacagaagagaaaatcagGGAATACTTTGGAGAGTTTGGAGAG ATTGAAGCAATTGAACTGCCAATGGATCCAAAGACCAACAAAAGGAGGGGGTTTGTGTTCATCACTTTCAAGGAAGAGGATCCAGTGAAGAAGGTTTTGGAGAAGAAATTCCATAACGTCAGTGGAAGCAAG tgtgAGATTAAGGTAGCACAGCCAAAAGAAGTGTACCAGCAGCAACAGTTCAGtagtggaggaggaagaggtaGCTatggaggaagaggcagaggtGGAAGAGGCGGTG CTCAAAGTCAAAATTGGAATCAAGGTTATGGCAATTACTGGAACCAGGGTTATGGGAATCAAGGATACGGCTATCAGCAAGGTTATGGTGGCTATGGAGGCTATGATTATTCAGGATATGGGTATTATGGATATGGACCAGGCTATGATTACA GTCAAGGCAGTGCAAATTATGGGAAGACACCAAGACGTGGTGGTCATCAGAATAACTACAAGCCATATTGA